The sequence AACGGTTTTTCTACAGCATCAGGAATTAAAGTTGTACCGGTTATTTCAGGTATCGAAACAGGTTTTGCATTGCCACCAATTGCTGATTTTGAAAAATTAATCACACCAAAAACCAAAGCGATTTTAATTTGTAATCCAGGTAATCCAACAGGTTATTTATATTCAAAAGAAGAAATTGAGGAATTAGCTACTTTAGTTAAGAAACATGATTTATTCTTAATCGCTGACGAAGTTTACAGAGAATTTGCTTATGACGGATTCAAACATTTTTCGGTTTTAAACGAAGAAAGTATTGCTGAAAATGCAATCATGATTGATTCGGTTTCTAAACGTTTTAGTATGTGTGGAGCTCGAATTGGGTGTGTGGTTTCTAAAAATAAAGAATTCATGCAAGCTGCAATGAAATTTGCCCAAGCGCGTTTATCGCCACCAACTTATGCGCAAATTGCTTCTGAAGCTGCTTTAGATACGCCTCAATCTTATTTTGATGATGTAATTACAGAATATAAAGATCGTAGAGATACTTTGGTAAATGCTTTAAACGCAATTGATGGAGTAGAAGTAGCTAATCCAAAAGGAGCTTTTTATTGCATCGCTAAATTACCTGTTGAAAATGCAGAGGATTTTGCAAAATGGATTTTAGAAGATTTCGATTTAAATGGCGAAACGGTTATGGTTGCTCCAGCTGCTGGATTTTATTCAACTCCAGGTGTTGGTTTAAACGAAGTTCGTTTGGCTTATGTTTTAAAGAAAGAAGATTTAATTAAATCAGCAGAAATTTTAAAAGCAGCTTTAATTGCTTATAAGGCAAGATAGATATAAAAAAAATATTATTTTCAAGAATATGAGTTTGACATTTTGTTGAACTCATATTTTTTATAATAAAAAAGACCGATATTAAATCGATCTTATTGTCTTTTTATGATAAGAGATGAATTAAAATTTAAATTATCATCTTTAATAATTACTGATCCTTTAGAATCATACTTTTCGAAATTATAATCTCTCATTTCTTCGTAAGCAGTTAAGCGATCAATGTAAATTTTACCATTTCGATCCTGTTTAAATTTAATACGAACAACTTCAGCATTTAAAATCCAATTTTTAACAAATAATTGTTTTCCGTTATTTACTTGCGAATGATCAATAGGATAAGGTTTTGTTAGATAAAACTCAATTTCAATTAGATTGTATTTTTGGTCATATTTAAAAAAACCTTCATAATAATCTTCTGTAAAAAAGGTTACTGTAGTAA comes from Flavobacterium sp. I3-2 and encodes:
- a CDS encoding pyridoxal phosphate-dependent aminotransferase gives rise to the protein MPKISNKGQQMPESPIRKLVPFAETAKKKGNKVYHLNIGQPDIKTPEVALNAVKNANIEVLEYSHSAGFESYRTKLASYYQKQGLPVNTEDIIITTGGSEALMFAMGSTMDQGDEIIIPEPFYANYNGFSTASGIKVVPVISGIETGFALPPIADFEKLITPKTKAILICNPGNPTGYLYSKEEIEELATLVKKHDLFLIADEVYREFAYDGFKHFSVLNEESIAENAIMIDSVSKRFSMCGARIGCVVSKNKEFMQAAMKFAQARLSPPTYAQIASEAALDTPQSYFDDVITEYKDRRDTLVNALNAIDGVEVANPKGAFYCIAKLPVENAEDFAKWILEDFDLNGETVMVAPAAGFYSTPGVGLNEVRLAYVLKKEDLIKSAEILKAALIAYKAR